AGGCGCCGCAGCAGGGCACGCTCTACCAGGCGCTTCTGCATTTGACGCCGCTCGTCGAGATTTACCGCTCGACGGAGCTCCCGCACCTGAAAGTGGTGCCGAGCGAGCGCGCCATGGTCGGGGCCGAGGTGGAGCTCGTGACGCTCAAGGACCGCGAGTGGCGCCTCAAGCAGCTGCTTCGGCCCGTGCGCCGCCACTTCGACCACATTTTCGTGGACTGCCCGCCTTCTCTGGGGCTTTTGACGCTCAACGCCCTGGTCGCGGCCGACGGGGTGCTCATTCCCATGCAGTGCGAGTACTACGCGCTCGAGGGGATCTCCGAGCTGGTGGCCACCATTCGCCGCATCCGCGAGACCCTTAACCCCCGCCTTCGCATCGAGGGCGTTCTGCTCACGATGGTCGACGAGCGCACCCGGTTAGGGCAGCAGGTCGGCGAGGAGATTAAAAAATTTTTCGGCGACCTCGTTTACAAGACCGTGATCCCGCGCAACGTCCGCCTCGGCGAGGCCCCGAGCTTCGGAAAGCCCGTTTTCCTCTACGACATCGCCTGCCGCGGCGCGGAGGCGTACCTGGCGCTCGGCAAAGAAATTCTGAACGCCTCAAAAACGTAGGCTCAAGTCATGCCCAAGAAAAAACCCGCTTCCCCGAAACGACAGGCGCTCGGACGCGGCCTGGATGCGCTGCTCGCGAAGCCCGCGGCGGCGCTTCCGGAGTTCTCCCGCGAAGCGGGCGATGCGCTCGAAATCGATCTCTCGAAAATAGACCCGTCGCCGCACCAGCCCCGCGCACGCATTCACCCGGAGACGCTCGCGGAGCTTGCGCACTCCATCAAGGAAACGGGCGTCCTGCAGCCCGTGCTGGTGCGCCCCGCGGAGCGGCGGGGACGTTTCCAGCTCATCGCGGGCGAGCGTCGCCTGCGCGCGGCGAAGCGCGCCGGCCTCCGGCGCATCCCCGCCGTCGTCCGCGACGCGCCCGACGAGCGGCTTCTCGAGTTCGCGCTCATCGAGAACATCCAGCGCGAGAACCTTTCCCCCCTCGAGGAGGCGCGCGCCTACAGGACCCTCTCCGACACGTACAACCTGACGCAGGAGAAAATCGCCAAGCGCGTCGGGAAGTCGCGCGCGGCCGTGGCGAACGCGATGCGCCTCCTCGCGCTTCCGCCCAAGTGCCAAAAATTGCTCGAGGACGGAAGCCTCAGCTCCGGCCACGCGAAAATTCTCCTTTCCCTCGATGACGCCGCGCTGCAGGAGCGCCTCGCGGAGCGCATCGCCAAAGAGAACCTCTCCGTGCGCGCCGCGGGAGCGCTCGCCAAAGCGAAGGTTCCGTCCGGCGGCGGGCCCTCCCGTCGAAAGGCCGCGGAAGCTTCCAAGGACCCGAACGTCCGCCGCGCGGAAGAGGATCTCCAGCGCGTGCTCGGCACGAAGGTCGCCATTCGCGGCGGGGGCGGCCGGGGCCGCATCGAAATTTTTTATTACTCCGCGAACGACCTGCACCGCCTCTACGACCAACTGCTTCTCTCGCGCGGGAAATAATTCGCC
The DNA window shown above is from Acidobacteriota bacterium and carries:
- a CDS encoding ParA family protein — its product is MGRIIAIANQKGGVGKTTTTINLAAALAAAERKTLLVDMDPQANSTSGLGVAQNGAGPDEAPQQGTLYQALLHLTPLVEIYRSTELPHLKVVPSERAMVGAEVELVTLKDREWRLKQLLRPVRRHFDHIFVDCPPSLGLLTLNALVAADGVLIPMQCEYYALEGISELVATIRRIRETLNPRLRIEGVLLTMVDERTRLGQQVGEEIKKFFGDLVYKTVIPRNVRLGEAPSFGKPVFLYDIACRGAEAYLALGKEILNASKT
- a CDS encoding ParB/RepB/Spo0J family partition protein, with the protein product MPKKKPASPKRQALGRGLDALLAKPAAALPEFSREAGDALEIDLSKIDPSPHQPRARIHPETLAELAHSIKETGVLQPVLVRPAERRGRFQLIAGERRLRAAKRAGLRRIPAVVRDAPDERLLEFALIENIQRENLSPLEEARAYRTLSDTYNLTQEKIAKRVGKSRAAVANAMRLLALPPKCQKLLEDGSLSSGHAKILLSLDDAALQERLAERIAKENLSVRAAGALAKAKVPSGGGPSRRKAAEASKDPNVRRAEEDLQRVLGTKVAIRGGGGRGRIEIFYYSANDLHRLYDQLLLSRGK